In one Rhodococcus sp. B50 genomic region, the following are encoded:
- a CDS encoding purine-nucleoside phosphorylase, with the protein MGAPDHVFDPAAAADAAAAALAERTGVAEHPVAVVLGSGWRAAVESFGIPVATIPMSDLPGFAPPTAEGHAGNIHSVCAGDNAVLVLAGRIHAYEGHDLARVVHPVRTAVAAGARTVVLTNAAGGIDPEFSVGQPVLISDHLNLTGRSPLVGAQFVDLVDAYSPELRALAREIDPSLREGVYAGLPGPHYETPAEIRMLRTLGADLVGMSTVHETIAARAAGARVLAVSLVTNAAAGITGAPLDHLEVLAAGRAAATRMGDLLRDLAARL; encoded by the coding sequence ATGGGAGCACCCGATCACGTCTTCGACCCCGCCGCGGCCGCCGATGCCGCAGCCGCCGCACTCGCCGAACGGACGGGAGTCGCCGAACACCCCGTCGCCGTCGTCCTCGGCTCCGGCTGGCGGGCCGCGGTCGAGAGTTTCGGCATCCCTGTCGCCACGATCCCGATGAGCGACCTGCCCGGCTTCGCCCCTCCGACCGCGGAAGGACATGCCGGGAACATCCACTCGGTGTGCGCCGGAGACAACGCCGTCCTCGTCCTCGCGGGCCGGATCCACGCCTACGAGGGCCACGACCTCGCCCGCGTGGTCCACCCCGTGCGCACGGCGGTCGCGGCGGGTGCCCGCACCGTCGTCCTCACCAATGCGGCGGGCGGGATCGACCCCGAGTTCTCCGTGGGGCAGCCGGTTCTCATCTCCGACCATCTCAATCTCACCGGCCGCTCGCCCTTGGTCGGTGCCCAGTTCGTCGACCTCGTCGACGCCTACTCGCCGGAACTCCGCGCCCTCGCCCGGGAGATCGATCCCTCGCTGCGCGAAGGGGTCTACGCCGGGCTGCCCGGCCCGCACTACGAGACACCGGCGGAGATCCGGATGCTGCGCACGCTCGGTGCCGACCTCGTCGGCATGTCCACAGTCCACGAGACCATCGCGGCGCGCGCGGCCGGGGCACGGGTGCTCGCGGTCTCGCTGGTGACCAACGCCGCGGCCGGCATCACCGGCGCTCCCCTCGACCACCTCGAAGTGCTCGCCGCGGGTCGCGCGGCAGCGACCCGGATGGGCGACCTCCTGCGTGATCTGGCGGCCCGGCTGTGA
- a CDS encoding enoyl-CoA hydratase/isomerase family protein: protein MPYLERDGDVFVLHLGDRDVEVSENRFHPDRLAAIHSLLDEVEAHDGPTALVTAATGKFWSNGLDIDWVGANLPDLPTYLDSVHDLYVRLLTFPAATVAAVQGHAFGAGAMLALVHDFRVMRADRGYWCLPEVQLNMPFTVGMSALIRSRLPIQTAVEAITTGRRYGGEDAVAAGIAEQAVTGDDVLAAAVERASALIATRGPNLSGIKRGLHAPLISALEIRTDASNFRLG from the coding sequence ATGCCTTACCTCGAACGTGACGGCGACGTCTTCGTCCTGCATCTCGGTGACCGTGACGTGGAGGTCTCCGAGAACCGGTTCCACCCGGACCGCCTCGCCGCGATCCATTCCCTCCTCGACGAGGTGGAGGCGCACGACGGGCCTACCGCCCTCGTGACCGCGGCGACCGGCAAGTTCTGGAGCAACGGACTCGACATCGACTGGGTCGGCGCGAACCTGCCGGATCTGCCGACCTATCTGGACTCGGTCCACGATCTCTACGTCCGTCTCCTCACCTTCCCCGCGGCGACGGTCGCGGCCGTCCAGGGGCACGCCTTCGGTGCCGGTGCGATGCTCGCGCTCGTGCACGACTTCCGGGTGATGCGCGCCGACCGTGGGTACTGGTGCCTGCCCGAGGTGCAACTGAACATGCCCTTCACCGTCGGAATGTCCGCGCTGATCCGTTCCCGCCTGCCGATCCAGACGGCGGTCGAGGCCATCACCACCGGCCGCCGCTACGGCGGTGAGGACGCCGTGGCCGCGGGCATCGCCGAGCAGGCGGTCACCGGTGACGACGTCCTCGCCGCTGCGGTCGAGCGGGCTTCGGCGCTCATCGCCACCCGGGGACCGAATCTGTCGGGCATCAAACGAGGACTGCACGCACCGCTGATCTCGGCGCTGGAGATCCGGACCGACGCGTCGAACTTCCGGCTGGGCTGA